One Aegilops tauschii subsp. strangulata cultivar AL8/78 chromosome 2, Aet v6.0, whole genome shotgun sequence genomic window, gcaagctcagcatgttggatgatccaagacaatatactttatttcgaatataagaaaacataacccattgtGTTGTCTTCGTTGTCCAACATCAacattttagcatgtcatattttaatgagtgctcgcaattacaaaagatttccaagatagtatatttatatgtgaaatctctcttccttcaatattctttcatgaattgttcaagtgaccaattctatgTTTGCTAACTTCCAATAaatttactacctatacttattatgtgtgaagtcattactccccatggtataagcatatgaaacatttataaattcatatttatgatattcaatttattcaaccatttactcataggatatacttgaagcacgtgagtaaatgacaaactaccccaaaaatatataagtgaagaacactgagtagtcaaataattaactagccatgggaggattctttttcattcaagattttagatccaatgattttatacAAACAGCAAGTGAAATTGAAaatactctccaagcaaaacacatatcatgtgacgaataaaaatatagctccgagtaaggtataccgatagttctGAAGACAAAAGAGGcaatgccttccggggcatccccaagcttaggcgcttgagtcttccttgaatattaccttggggtgtcttgggcatccccaagcttagggtctttccactccttattctcctaatatcgatatctcacccaaagcttgaaaacttcaatcacacaaaacttaacggaacttcgtgagataggttagtatgataaagagtaaaccattcactttggtactgtcaatgacaaggttcataatttttctcacacaattcctactgtaccatattATTTCTACAATTCATATTGAGAAATATAaaccatagaaactagaaaacaagcaaactatgtaatgaaaacagaatctgtcagaaacagaacagtctgtaatgatctggacaGCAACCATACTTATACTACTCcgaaaattatgaaataaatttgtggacgttaggaatttgtatattaatcttcttaaaaaagaatcaactcaaaatcactcttctgtaaaaaaatggcagctaatctcgtgagcgcaaagtttctgttttttacagcaagatcacattaactttcacccaagtcttcccaaaggtcttacttggcacttcaTTGAAAAAAAGCTATAAAAAATGATTGCTAATGTAGCTTAATCATTTAAACACACagaaacagtaagggtaaatattgggttgtctcccaacaagcgcttttctttaatgccttttagctaggcatcatgatttcaatgatgctcacataaaagataagaatggaaacataaagagagcatcatgaagaatatgactagcacatttgaatctaaccaaattcctatgcctagggattttgtgaacacataatttataggagCAAGAATCAattagcataggaaggcaaaacaagtataacttcaaaactttaagcacatagagaggaaacttgatattattgcaactcctacaagcatatattcctccatcataataattttcagtagcatcatgaatgaattaaacaatataaccatcacataaagcattttttttcatgatctacaaacatagaaatttttctactctccacataagcaaaattcttctcattcggaatagcgggatcactagttactaaagttgacactcttccaaacccgctttagatgatagcattattcatactccaaaagatataagtgaagttcatggagcattatacaattaatatagactaaccaatatccaatctcaatatatataagtgaagcacacgaagcattctataaaaccatactcaaaagatttaagtgaagcacaaagagcaattctataagatcgtacttaaaagatataagtgaagcacatgaagtattctataaatcaatgaaaggttatctcatactagcatggttcttaaagaaaaagaaaaacacaaaggacacaaatcatgtgaacaaaacaaaaaccaaggtataccggtaattgttgaagaagaaagatgggatgccaaccggggcatccccaatcttagatgcttgagtatcctcttaaatatttacttggggtgccttgagcatccccaatcttgaactcttgcctctctttattcttgtcatattgatagctcctcgatcttcgaacacttcatccacacagaactttaacaaaaactttgtgagatccgttagtataacaaagcaaatcactactataagtactgttgcaaaccaattcatattttatttttgtattatagctactgtaatataacctttccatggcttaatccactgatagaaatctatagtttcatcaaaacaagcaagcaatgcatcaaaaacagaatctgtcttaaacaggacagtctgtagtaatatgaaagtttagcaaacttctgtaactccgcaaattatgaaataaatttgaacaatttgtacagaagtaatgtgcaaaaagtttcagaccgatttgactttccagtaaaaaatgtaaaatcaggcgctacagccaaagtttctgtttttgttctgcacatagtaaacaagcaatctaatcatcctaaaaccaaatcttggcacattatttttataatacaatggatatatacaaggggataattatttacagagaaacttccatgaaaaattcaacattgtttccgtgagcatgaacacaagtgctcaaggtcgaccctcacttcttcaatgcataactttccaatcgcttctctttttgaaaaactttttaggcatgagaggcaagtaatttttttggtattttcattcttaaatttttttgtatgttccacccacaactaaacagaaacaaaaaggaaaaacaaaatctacttagtgaagaaagcaaacaagcacacatgagaatatcaaccccacgctattgctccccggcaacggcgccagtaaagagcttgataatccccaagtgcagggaatcatcgtagaaatttccaaaggtggaagtgataagtatggagtgtcgaacccacaaggagctaaaggtaagatcaatattctctcaagtcctatcttccactgatacaactctacgtacaccgaacgttttcTTCCAACTTgaaacaagaaataaaactacgttgtgggtatgaaggggataactttgcatgatatcggagagctaaaacataaaagtaggtgctgtcatcataaagttagaatatattactaaatattacaaatagcgagtgtggaataatggtggatcggtgtgcggaattatcctaggcaattgttaacaagaccggtagtcgtcattgcaatttcatatgagggagaggcataagctaacatactttctctacttggatcatatgcacttatgattggaactctagcaagcatctgcaactactaaagatcattaaggtaaaacccaaccatagaattaaagcatcaagtcctctttattcccatacgcaacaacccccttactcgggtttgtgtttcagtcactcaccaacccactataagcgaatcatgaacgtattgcaacaccctacagcgggaatccctcatgcttgcgcgacacggagggcaccataggacagcaccaaaattaaacatacaactcgtaccaatctagatcatcaatcagcccaaagacaaaggatatctactcaaaacatcataggatggcaacacatcattggatcataatatgtggcataaagcaccatgttcaagtagggattacagcggggtgcgggacagtggaccgcgtaaaagagatgaggatggtgatgatggtggtgatgttgatgaagacgatcaccgcggcgatgattcccctctcgatggcactcaggtgccaccaagagagaggaggagagattctcccccttgtgcttcctcctccatggcctccccctagaaggggaaaggttctccctctggtccttggccttcatggcgatgatggcctctccgggatactcctccatggccactggtgatgatggccccctctggcagggtgccggtgagggcctagattgatttctcgtggctatagaggcttgcggcggcggaacttcggatctaggttattttctgggggtttctgtatttatttggcgttggtttcacgtcaaggaggttcccgtcgtccacgaggcaggcccacgcgcccagggggtgggcgcgccccccaccctcgtggacggcgtgggactcttctggcccaactcttttactccgaggtcttcttttggtccataaaaaatcatcaaaaattggcacgtcaattggactccatttggtattccttttctgtaaaactcaaaaacaaggaaaaaatagaaagtggcactggcactgggctctaggttaataggttagtcccaaaaatcatataaaatagcatataaatgcatataaaacatctaagatggataatataatagcatgaatacttcataaattatagatacgttggagacgtatcacccggtCACCTGGACCCAGGAGGACCACCCGGCCGTCATGCTGAACCCGGGTGGTTACGCCCTCGTCCTCGACCCTACCATCGTCGCACCCCGGCACACATGCAAATTCTCCTGGGTTATCATCGaaggcggcagcagcatcaacatcctctaccgcgacaccatgaccaagctcggcctcgAGGCCAACGACCTAGAGCCGACCCGGACGATCTTCCATGGCATCGTCCCCGGCCTCTCCTGCTGCCCGATCGGCCGGGTCCGGCTCGACATCCTGTTCGGCGATAGCAGCCACTTCCGACGTGagccgatctggttcgaggtggtggacctgtccagcGAGTACCACGCGCTGCTGGGCCGGCCcgcgctcgccaagttcatggcggtcccccactacgcctacctgaagatgaagctgtCGGGTCCGAAGGGCCTCATCACCGTCACCGCCGACTACCGCAAGTCCCTGGACTGCGCCCAAGACGGCGCCAAGCTGGCCGAGTCGCTGGTTGTAGCCAAGGAGCAGCGCCAGCTCGACCGGATCGTCGCCCTGGCCCAGGAAGCGTCGGGCCGCGCAGATCCCGACTGAGGAGCCGGCTGATCAGGCCGCgttcaagccctccaaggagaccaagaaggTGAAGCTAAACACGGAAGACCCCAGCTACAGCAAGTATGTTGTTGTGGGCACCCGCCTCGACAGAAAATAGGAAGGCGaactcgtcgacttcctccatgagaatcgggatatttttgcatggacccccaaggacatgtcgggtatcccgaggaagtacgccgagcacaaacttCACGTCTGCAAGGATGCCAAGCCTGTCCGTCAACCCCTACGATGTTTTTTCGAAGAAAAGAGAAGGACCAtcggtgaagaggtcgccaagctcttggcggccgacttcatcatggaagtgtttcaccccgagtggctggccaatccagtcctcgtcctgaagaagaacaagacctggcgcatgtgtatcAACTACACCatcctgaacaaggcctgccccaaagacccgttcgccctcccgcggatcgaccaACTCATCGACTCCACCACCGGGTGcgagctcctgtccttcctggatgcttactccggctatcatcagatcaagatggacctggccgacgccctgaagaggtccttcatcacgccctttggggCATATTGCTACGTCACCATGTCGTTCGTCTTGAAGAACGCCGGTGCTACTttccagcgctgcatgcagaaatgcttgcttccgcaactcggccgcaacatccacgtctacgtggacgacatcgtggtgaagaccaagcagcacctcacgctcctcgacgatttgaaggaaaccttcgccaacctgcgcgagtacaaggtcaagctcaacccggagaaatgcgttttcggcatcccggccggaaagctactcggcttcctTGTCTCAGAGCGCGGCACTGAGGCAAACCcgaagaagatcaaggccatcgagcgcatgcgcaagccggcccggctgcgcgatgtccagaagttcaccggctgcttggcctcggtcaggcggtttctcagccggctgggcgagagggccttgcccctgtatcaactgatgaagaagacgacgtCGTTCGAATGGAACAACCAGGAGGATGAAGCTTTCCGGGatctcaagcgcatgctctccaccgcaccaGTCCTGGCCGCACCAGCCGAGAAGGAGCCGTTGTTGCTCCATATCGCCGCCACCTCGCGGTCGGTCAGCATGGTGAtggtggtcgagcgaccagagaaggACAAGGTCGAAGCCGTCCAGCGTCCCGTTTACTACCTAAGCAAAGTGCTCTCCGcctcgaagcagaactacccgcactaccagaaaatgtgttacggcgtgtacttcaccgccaagaagctgaagcaatACTTCCAAGAGCATGTCATCATCGTGGTCAGCACGGCCCCTCTCGGCAAAATCAACGGGTGTCGGGATGCCTCTGgccgggtagccaagtgggcgctcgagctagccggccacaccatcctctacgagccccACACCACGATCAAGTCTCAGGctctggccgacttcctcgtcgactggaccgagacccagtacctgccgccgccaccggactcgacgcactggcgcatgcacttcgatggctcgaAGATGCGACTCGGCCTGGGGGCCGGCATCGTGTTGTCCTCCCCCAAGGGCGACCGCCTCAAGTACGCGCTGcagatccactttgccgcctccaacaatatcgccgagtacgaagcccttgtgcacggcctccggcttgccaaggaactcggcatacggcgcatcctgtgctacggcgactcgaaCTTGGTGGTGCAGCAGAGCTCCGGCGAGTGGGACACCCACGACTccaacatggcgagctaccgtttcctcgtccagaaGCTATCCGGATTCTTCGTGGGCTGCGAGTTCCCCCACGTCCCGCGCGCAGAGAATGAAGCGGTCGACATGCTCGCCAAGATCACCTCATCCCGGCAGTCCGGTCCGTCCGGCGTCTCCCTCGAGCATCTGCAAAAGCCGTCCCCGGACTCCGAGTCCATCCACGTCCCAAACGACCCGGCCGCgcctcaacccggcccggggactgctccaaccgacccggccgcgcctcaacccggcccggggactgctccaaccgacccggccgcgcctcaacccggcccggggactgctccaACCGACCCGGCCGCGCCTCAACTCGGCCCGAGGACAGCTCCAGCCAGCCCGACCACACCCCAACTCGGCCCTGGGGCCGCTgaacccggctcgggggctgCCACCCCGGAACCCGTCGTGATGGCTGTCCTCGCCGGGGTCACGGCACCATCCTGGGCCCTGCCCATCTCGGAGTTCCTGGAAAATGGGGTCCTTCCCATGGACGAGACCGAAGCCCGGCAAATACAGCGTCGAGCATCCGcctacagcatcatcaacaacgagctcaTCAAACGCAGCTTCACCGGCGTGTTCCAACGCTGCGTCGAGCAGGACAAGGGCATTGagatcctcctcgacatacaccagggcgagtgcgggcaccacgccgcctcgcgatccctggtggccaaggctttccgccatggtttctactggcccacggccctcgAAGATGCAGAGTCGCTCGTCCTCAAGTGTGAAGGATGCCAACGCTTCAGCAAGCGCAGCCACCATCCGGCGTCGGCACTCCGAACCATCCCGATCGCCTGGCCCATCGtggtctggggactcgacatggtgggaccCTTCAAGACCGCTCGAGGCGGCATGAAACATTTGCTggtggcggtggacaagttcaccaagtggatcgaagcaaggccaatcaagaagctggacGGCCCAACGACCGTTCGATTTATCAAGGACATCGCGGTGCGCTATGGCATGCCGAATAGCATCATCACGgacaacggcaccaacttcgccaagggcgcGCTCGTGCAGTACTGCTCTGTCTCCGGCATTCGCCTCGACCAGGCTTCCGTCGCACATCCGCAGtccaacggccaggtcgagcgggcCAACGGTCTCATCCTGTCCGGCATCAAACCACGACTCGTCGAGCCGCTCATCCGTTCACCCGGCAGTTGGCTAGACGAGTTGccagccgtcctctggagtctgtgcACCACGCCAAACAGGTCAACcgggttcaccccgttcttcctcgtctacagaGCAGAAATCGTCATCCCGACCAATGTCGAGTTCGACTCGCCACATGTCACGATGTACACGGAAGCCGAAGCAAAGGAAGCCCgcgaagacggtgtcgacctgctcAAAGAAGCACGTCTCCTAGCACTCAGTCGCtcggccatctaccagcaaggcctgaggcattaccacagcaagaagatcaaACCCCTCGCTTTCCGAGAGGGAGACCTCATCCTCCGACTCGTCCAAGAGCAGACTGGCCAACACAAGTTGTCCTCCccatgggagggccccttcatcgtcagcaaggcCTTGTGCGACCGCAACGCGTACTACCTCATCGACACCCGCAAGACAAACAAGCGCAAGAGGGACACCGCCGGCGAGGAAACAACCCAGCCATGGAACGCAGAGCTCCTCCGCCCTTTTTACAGTTAGCCGAGTGCACGTATGTATCGCTGCCTTTTGTAACCATCTGAAACTATGGGGTCCCCGAACGACGCTCGAGGGTTGCCCCTTTTGCGACCAAGCTATTGTGTCCCCTACATTTGTGCACTGCTTTACTCTTAAGCCGAACTCGGCCACCGGGTCGCCTCGCTCGACccgagggctcgggggctggccgccTTGGCCACCCGTTGTTTTTCTTAGAGGTTCTCAAACGCGTTGGATCGCCATATTCTCTCACTTTGCCCTAAGCTACAGATCCGGCTTCGGCTGTCGGCCGGCAAGCACATGAGACCCAAAGCACCAGCGCGCCACGAACGCTAAGTCAAGAACCACCGGGTCGCCCAACCCGGCCTCACCACTTTAAGTTGTCGCACGGCCGGCTGCTCGCCAACCCGGCCCCGTCGGATTGtcgccagccggcccagtgggtgtttcgctcgcgctcaacgTCTTGAAAGACTAAGTATTGAACGCTCCTCTCAAAGGCCGAACCCCTTGTCACGGACCAGAGCCTTGGCCGTCAGACTCGCGAGGGGGTGCACAAAGGGGGGAGAGTTGCAAGAAAACGGCTCTAAAGACGAAAAGCAAAAAGCGCAAGCATCCGTGAAGTTTCTGCATACCGCCGGATCGCTCGACCCGGCCTCACCACTTGAAGTTGCCGCACGATCGGCTGCTCGCCAACCCGGCCCTgccggattgccgccagccggcccagtgggtgtttcgctcacGCTCAACGTTTTGAAGGCCCAAGTACTGTACGCTCCTCTCCAAAGTAGAACcccttgtcacggaccggagcctcggccgtcATACTCGCgggggggaggcccaaagggGGAAGGTTGCAAGAAAACGGCTCCAAAAACGAAAAGCAAAGGCCAAGACATTCACGCAGCTCATACATCATAAATTTAAACAGGCCCAAGGCCAGAATTCATtacacccagtgggtgggtggacctgctaccTAACAGAAATCTTTTATAAGTTAAAAATTCAGGCGTCCCCATCGCCGGATCGCGCAGCTCCCGGGTCCGCTGAGGTGCCGGTATCTTCCTCCGCGGCGTCCGCGTCGCAGTAGATGCCCGTCTCCCCAGAACTGCCCTCCGGGTCGTCCAGAAGCAGGCCGTAGTCGTCAGCAGGCACGACTCCGCCGTCTTCTACCCGCTCCGGCCGGAACTTGTCGTGGAAGGCGAACCCGGCGATATAGCTGGCCCGAGCAGCAATCCGGCCGGCTTCCGCCTGAAGCTGGCTCTCCGAGCCGGCTCGCTGGCCCATCAGCGCGTCCAGCGACAAGTCTGGATGCCAAGACATCGCGAACCTGAGCACCATCTCGGCGCCAGCACGGGCGGCGGAGACTCGCCAGTCATGAAGTCGCTACGGACCCACCTCCAGCCAGTGCGCCAGCCGCGTGAAGCTGCTCGGCGCGACGGAACCTGGCCAAAGGGCCGCCATCATCACCACGCCGGCCTCGGAGAGACGGCCCATCTGCTCGCTCAAAACTCGCAAACGGGCCTCGGCAGCGGCAACGATCTCCGGGAAGGTCCAGGCCACCCGCGGGTCAGTCCCGGAGCCGACGATCCCTTGCGGGTCACGCTGAAAGCGGACTGCCTCCTCCGCCAGCTAGTGCGTCTTCGGGAAGGCCCCTGCCAAGAAGGAAGACAAGTCAGAAGAAAATTACTAAGGAAGAAGAGCAGGAGTCCCAACCCGGCAACAACAAAATTCAA contains:
- the LOC109750023 gene encoding uncharacterized protein encodes the protein MTKLGLEANDLEPTRTIFHGIVPGLSCCPIGRVRLDILFGDSSHFRREPIWFEVVDLSSEYHALLGRPALAKFMAGLITVTADYRKSLDCAQDGAKLAESLVVAKEQRQLDRIVALAQEASGRADPD
- the LOC141041310 gene encoding uncharacterized protein; the protein is MAVLAGVTAPSWALPISEFLENGVLPMDETEARQIQRRASAYSIINNELIKRSFTGVFQRCVEQDKGIEILLDIHQARPIKKLDGPTTVRFIKDIAVRYGMPNSIITDNGTNFAKGALVQYCSVSGIRLDQASVAHPQSNGQVERANGLILSGIKPRLVEPLIRSPGSWLDELPAVLWSLCTTPNRSTGFTPFFLVYRAEIVIPTNVEFDSPHVTMYTEAEAKEAREDGVDLLKEARLLALSRSAIYQQGLRHYHSKKIKPLAFREGDLILRLVQEQTGQHKLSSPWEGPFIVSKALCDRNAYYLIDTRKTNKRKRDTAGEETTQPWNAELLRPFYS